In Pseudomonas rhizosphaerae, one DNA window encodes the following:
- a CDS encoding YbaN family protein → MDNPRPLPSKLARVLYGLLAYTSLIIGLIAIVVPGLPTTEFILLAAWAATKSSPRLSAWLENHKLFGPMLHNWRNGKVITRRAKVSATASMVICSLVMWFTLKQHWPVYAAIAGMVLVNLWIWSRPERISPQR, encoded by the coding sequence ATGGACAACCCTCGCCCGCTCCCCTCAAAGCTGGCCCGCGTGCTTTACGGCCTGCTGGCCTATACCAGCCTGATCATCGGGCTGATCGCCATCGTGGTGCCGGGGTTGCCCACCACCGAGTTCATCCTGCTGGCCGCCTGGGCGGCGACCAAAAGCTCGCCACGGCTGAGCGCCTGGCTGGAAAACCACAAGCTGTTCGGCCCCATGCTGCATAACTGGCGCAATGGCAAGGTGATCACTCGCCGGGCCAAGGTCAGTGCAACCGCCAGCATGGTGATCTGCTCGCTGGTGATGTGGTTCACCCTCAAGCAGCATTGGCCGGTGTACGCGGCCATCGCCGGCATGGTGCTGGTCAACCTGTGGATCTGGTCACGCCCCGAACGCATCTCCCCACAGCGCTGA
- the gcvH gene encoding glycine cleavage system protein GcvH — translation MSELRFTVEHEWLRLEADGSVTVGITPFAQNALGDVVFVQLPELARHARDAEVSVLESVKAASSINMPLDGEIVEVNAALDAAPELVNQDPLAQGWFFRFIPDDLEQVRALLDQPAYDNLIAAQG, via the coding sequence ATGAGCGAGTTGCGTTTCACCGTCGAACACGAATGGCTGCGCCTCGAGGCCGACGGCAGCGTCACAGTCGGCATCACCCCTTTCGCCCAGAACGCCTTGGGCGACGTGGTGTTCGTGCAGTTGCCCGAACTGGCCCGCCACGCGCGCGATGCCGAGGTTTCGGTGCTGGAATCGGTGAAGGCTGCCAGCAGCATCAACATGCCGCTCGACGGCGAGATCGTCGAAGTCAACGCAGCGCTCGACGCCGCCCCGGAGCTGGTCAACCAGGACCCGCTGGCACAGGGCTGGTTCTTCCGTTTCATCCCCGATGACCTCGAACAGGTTCGCGCCTTGCTCGACCAGCCCGCCTACGACAACCTGATCGCCGCCCAAGGCTGA
- a CDS encoding sigma-54-dependent transcriptional regulator, with protein sequence MRIHVSFIDRVGITQEVLALLGARNLNLDAVEMVPPNVYIDAPTLSPLVLEELHDALFRVRGVEDVRVVDILPGQRRHLQLEALLAAMADPVLALDSAGNVLLANPALVELYGREPAGQSVADLFADPALLGALLEQGFRLPLREVNLNGQTLLLDATPITDAGALLTLYPPNRMGERLAALHHDHAEGFDSLLGDSAPIRALKARAQRVAALDAPLLIQGETGTGKELVARACHAVSARHGAPFLALNCAALPENLAESELFGYAPGAFTGAQRGGKPGLMELAHQGTVFLDEIGEMSPYLQAKLLRFLNDGSFRRVGGDREVKVNVRILSATHRNLEQMVAEGAFREDLFYRLNVLNLNVPPLRERGEDILLLARYFMQQACTQIQRPMCRLTANTYPALLGNRWPGNVRQLQNVIFRAAAVCESNTVDIADLDIAGTRVPHRNDGEVVSLEQAVGAYEKALLEKLYPSYPSSRQLASRLQTSHTAIANRLRKYGIGSAS encoded by the coding sequence ATGCGTATCCACGTCAGCTTCATCGACCGTGTCGGTATCACCCAGGAAGTGCTGGCCCTGCTCGGTGCCCGCAATCTCAACCTCGATGCCGTCGAGATGGTCCCGCCCAACGTCTACATCGATGCACCGACACTCAGCCCGCTGGTGCTGGAAGAGCTGCACGACGCACTGTTCCGGGTGCGAGGCGTGGAAGATGTACGTGTGGTCGACATTCTTCCGGGACAGCGCCGGCACTTGCAACTCGAAGCCTTGCTGGCTGCCATGGCCGATCCGGTACTGGCGCTGGACAGTGCCGGCAATGTTCTGCTGGCCAACCCGGCCTTGGTCGAGCTGTATGGCCGCGAGCCGGCTGGGCAGTCGGTGGCCGACCTGTTCGCCGACCCTGCTCTGCTCGGTGCATTGCTGGAACAGGGGTTCCGCCTGCCACTGCGCGAGGTCAACCTGAATGGCCAGACGCTGTTGCTCGATGCCACTCCGATCACCGACGCTGGCGCCTTGCTGACACTCTACCCGCCCAACCGCATGGGCGAGCGCCTGGCCGCCCTGCACCACGACCATGCCGAGGGATTCGACTCGCTGCTGGGTGATTCCGCACCCATCCGGGCGCTCAAGGCGCGGGCGCAGCGGGTCGCGGCCCTGGATGCACCCCTGCTGATCCAGGGCGAAACCGGCACCGGCAAGGAACTGGTGGCACGTGCCTGCCATGCTGTCAGCGCACGCCACGGCGCGCCGTTCCTGGCCCTCAACTGCGCCGCGCTACCGGAGAACCTCGCCGAGAGCGAGCTGTTCGGCTACGCCCCCGGCGCCTTCACGGGCGCCCAGCGTGGCGGCAAGCCGGGGCTGATGGAGCTGGCGCACCAAGGCACGGTGTTCCTCGACGAGATCGGTGAAATGTCGCCGTATCTGCAGGCCAAGCTGCTGCGTTTTCTCAACGACGGCAGTTTCCGTCGCGTTGGCGGCGACCGTGAGGTCAAGGTCAACGTGCGCATCCTCAGCGCCACCCACCGCAATCTCGAGCAGATGGTGGCAGAAGGGGCGTTTCGGGAAGACCTGTTCTACCGCCTCAACGTGCTCAACTTGAATGTGCCTCCGCTGCGCGAGCGCGGCGAAGACATCCTGCTGCTGGCACGTTACTTCATGCAACAGGCCTGCACCCAGATTCAGCGACCGATGTGCCGACTGACGGCCAATACCTATCCTGCCTTGCTGGGCAATCGTTGGCCGGGCAATGTCCGTCAACTGCAGAACGTGATCTTTCGCGCGGCTGCGGTTTGCGAAAGCAATACGGTGGATATCGCCGATCTGGACATCGCCGGTACCCGCGTGCCCCACCGCAACGACGGCGAGGTGGTCAGTCTGGAGCAGGCAGTGGGCGCCTATGAAAAAGCGCTGTTGGAAAAGCTGTATCCCAGCTATCCCTCCAGTCGCCAGTTAGCGAGTCGACTGCAGACATCACATACGGCCATTGCCAACCGGCTACGCAAATACGGCATTGGTAGCGCATCCTGA
- a CDS encoding biliverdin-producing heme oxygenase, translated as MTVTEHPQDQAPLRSARLRAISQTLHDSLENTVARYAPFDTPESYARFLQMQYLFQSELQPLYNDPALIALFPDLPGRCRAEAAKADLIDLGVAIPQPVPGALSEPSRATALTWLRVSEGSKLGAAILIKRANALGYTESFGARHLAEPEGGRGKGWKAFNAIFDALPFSAGEEAEADQAANDAFARLQVLLQHTYADHRETASA; from the coding sequence ATGACCGTTACCGAGCACCCTCAGGACCAGGCCCCACTGCGCTCCGCTCGCTTGCGCGCGATCAGCCAGACGCTGCATGACAGCCTGGAAAACACCGTGGCCCGTTACGCACCCTTCGATACGCCGGAAAGCTATGCGCGTTTTCTGCAGATGCAGTACCTGTTCCAGTCCGAGCTGCAGCCCCTGTACAACGATCCCGCCCTGATCGCCTTGTTCCCCGACCTCCCCGGGCGTTGCCGCGCCGAGGCTGCCAAGGCCGACCTGATCGACCTTGGCGTGGCCATTCCGCAACCCGTCCCGGGCGCCCTCAGTGAGCCCAGCCGAGCTACGGCGCTTACCTGGCTTCGCGTCTCCGAAGGGTCTAAACTCGGCGCCGCAATCCTGATCAAGCGGGCCAATGCCTTGGGCTACACCGAAAGTTTCGGTGCGCGCCATCTGGCCGAACCCGAAGGCGGACGTGGCAAAGGCTGGAAAGCCTTCAACGCGATATTCGATGCCCTGCCTTTCAGCGCGGGAGAAGAAGCCGAAGCTGACCAGGCAGCCAACGACGCGTTCGCACGCTTGCAGGTGCTGCTGCAACACACCTACGCCGATCACAGGGAAACGGCGTCGGCTTGA